The Salvia miltiorrhiza cultivar Shanhuang (shh) chromosome 1, IMPLAD_Smil_shh, whole genome shotgun sequence genome has a window encoding:
- the LOC131006962 gene encoding polygalacturonase QRT2-like, whose amino-acid sequence MCCLSSSCFARKHSHHKTRHAKKRAPPTPYIAQKQVLDVEVFGAKADGKSDNSEAFKKAWDKACNSSESMIILVPKGKIYYVKHINFTGPCHSGISLEIQGTIKSFAQMYDIPRRLWIKFEDVKNMEIFGGGTIDGNGEVWWKNSCKIKKTKPCQSQSAPTALTFRNCTNLTVSNLKLLNAQQMHVNFQDCDDVEASRLLVEAPEESPNTDGIHVTRTSNIKILESEIRTGDDCVSIVNGSRNVDVRNIVCGPGHGISIGSLGEDNTENYVSNIFVKGATFTGTTNGVRIKTWQGGSGIARNIVFEDILMRNVHNPIIINQYYCDKNKKCDKEKSAVQVENVVYRNIKGTSASKVAINLNCSESVPCKNVVLQNVMLSAQQKGDKVEASCNHLAMQTNNLNSLPSC is encoded by the exons ATGTGTTGTTTATCCTCCTCATGCTTTGCTAGAAAACATTCTCATCACAAGACGCGCCATGCGAAGAAACGAGCACCTCCAACTCCATATATTGCTCAAAAACAGGTCTTGGATGTCGAGGTTTTTGGAGCTAAAGCTGATGGAAAATCAGATAATTCCGAG GCATTCAAGAAAGCTTGGGACAAAGCTTGTAATTCTTCGGAATCAATGATAATTTTGGTGCCTAAAGGCAAAATTTACTATGTTAAGCACATTAATTTTACCGGTCCCTGTCACTCTGGTATTTCTTTGGAG aTCCAAGGAACAATCAAGTCTTTTGCTCAGATGTATGATATCCCAAGAAGACTTTGGATAAAGTTCGAAGATGTAAAGAACATGGAAATTTTTGGTGGTGGAACAATTGATGGTAATGGTGAAGTATGGTGGAAGAATTCTTGCAAAATCAAGAAAACTAAG CCTTGTCAAAGCCAAAGTGCACCAACA GCCCTAACCTTCAGAAACTGCACAAATCTAACAGTAAGCAACTTGAAGCTTCTGAATGCACAACAAATGCATGTGAATTTCCAAGACTGTGACGACGTAGAAGCTTCGAGACTTTTAGTGGAAGCACCAGAAGAGAGCCCCAACACAGATGGGATTCATGTTACAAGAACTTCCAACATTAAGATTCTAGAATCTGAGATCAGAACAG GTGATGACTGTGTTTCCATAGTGAATGGATCAAGAAATGTTGATGTCAGAAACATAGTTTGTGGACCAGGCCATGGCATCAG CATTGGAAGCTTAGGTGAAGACAACACAGAAAATTATgtttcaaatatttttgttaaagGAGCAACATTTACAGGAACGACAAATGGAGTACGAATAAAGACTTGGCAG GGAGGCAGTGGAATTGCAAGGAATATAGTGTTTGAAGATATTTTGATGAGGAATGTTCACAACCCCATCATCATAAATCAGTACTACtgtgacaaaaataaaaaatgtgataAAGAG AAATCGGCAGTGCAAGTGGAGAATGTAGTATACAGGAACATAAAAGGCACAAGTGCTTCAAAGGTGGCCATAAATTTGAACTGCAGTGAATCAGTTCCATGCAAAAACGTTGTGCTGCAAAATGTGATGTTAAGTGCTCAACAAAAGGGAGATAAAGTTGAAGCTTCTTGCAACCATCTTGCAATGCAGACTAACAACCTCAATTCACTTCCAAGTTGCTAA